In Anopheles bellator chromosome 2, idAnoBellAS_SP24_06.2, whole genome shotgun sequence, the genomic stretch GACGCGGGCGCTTCGTTACTCTTTTCGTCGCACACGAAGCAGCTGAGCAGCGCACACGCCTGGGCCGGACCGAGCTCGGTGAACGTTCCGTTGAACAGCATTTCGGTGATGAGCAGCTCGTCCGCGCAGCTCAGTTCACACGCGACCCGTCCCTTGAACTCGATCACGTCCGCCGTGGTGCAGTACCCGAGCCGACGCAACACGCGCTTCCGGTGCTTCAGTTCGTTCATGTGCAGCAAACTCTGCGCCTCGCGCAGCGCATTCTTCTCCGCCCTCAGTTCCTTCTCGAGGTCCAGCTTGTCCGTGTATTTGCCGTACAGGCGACCGAGCTCGGGCGATTCGTGCAGCGGGTGCGCAAAAAGTCGCTTCTCGAACTTGTCGATCAAGTCGACGACCCCCTGAAAGTCCTTCTCCTTGATGTGCATATCGGTGATCGGGTTCAGCAACGGTGGTCCCTGCGGGAACCGTTTCTTTACCTCCTCGATCGTCTTCAGCACCGATCGGCGGTTGTCTGCCGGGCGCAGATCGTTCGGATAGTACACGCGCAGCGAGCTGATGCGCGACACTAGCTTATGCAGCACCGGAACGACCTCCACCGATCCGCGTTTTCCCACTGGGCACGGTTTCGGGATGCCGTCCCGCTCGAAATCGTCCGCCACGTGGAGCAACACATCGATCACCACCCGCTGCTCCGTCTTCAGTGGGTTTTGTTTCTGGTCCGCGTTCTCCTTCTTGAAGTTCACGATAATGCCCCACTCGAACTCGCCCACATCGGACTGAATCTTAATCATGCGGCCAGGCTGTAGAAAGGGCACCAGGTAGATAGGTTTCGTAATGTACTCCCGGAACTGCTTGCCGAGCGTGTCGAGCTGTTCGCGGATGTGGTGGTACGAAGCGATCGACTGCTCCTCCTTAATGTGGATCGCCTGCAGCTGGCGCTGCTTCTCCTGCACTCGCTTGTAAATGTCCGGGATCGACGATTGGTTCTGGAACTGGAAGAACGATCGCTCCAGCATGTACTCCGGGTTGATCTCTTCGACGCGCAGCAAGTTCAGCACCATGTTGTACGTCAGGTGGAACGCCGAATTGATCGGATCCGGTTTGCCCTGCACGATCTCGCGGCCAACCGCCGGTGACACGGCTTCATCGATCATCAGTATCACGATACCCTTGTCGTCCAACCCACGCCGACCGGCACGGCCCGACATTTGAATGTATTCGCCCGACGTGACCCATCGGAAGTCTTTGCCATCGAACTTGCGTGGCCCCGTAAACAGTACGGTGCGGGCCGGCATGTTCAGGCCCATGGCGAACGTTTCGGTTGCAAACAGTGCCTTGATCAGACCCTCGCCGAACAGGATCTCGATGGTTTCCTTCAGAATCGGCAGCAGCCCACCGTGGTGGATGCCGATGCCGCGGCGCAGCAGTGGCAGAACGTTCTCCACCTGCGGCAGCTGCCGGTCCTCCTCCGTCAGCACGTCCATCGCGTTGTTAAACACCTCGTCCACCAGCTTCTTCTCGGTGGTGGAGTTAAAGTCTAGCTTCGCCATCTGCATCGCAAATATCTCGCAGTCCTTCTTGCTGAACGAGAAGATGATCACCGGGGCAAAGTTGCGCTCCATGATCATCTTGACGATCTTGAAAATGTTCGTCTCGCCCGCGTTCGTCGCCTTCAGGCTGCCCCGCTTGTTCTTCAGATCTCCCTTGGCCGCTTCGCCCGCCGTCTGCAGCACGTTCATGGCGGTGTTAAAGTTGTCCTCCTTAAACTGGCCCCGTTCGTCCACCACCAGGTGAATACcgtcaccaccgaccgggaagaGGTAATGCTGCAGTGGCGTCGGCCGGTAGTCGGTGTACACCACGTGGCACGGTTGCTTGTGCAGATTGCACACCCATTCCGCAAACTGGCGCGCGTTCGGGATGGTGGCCGACAGAAACACGTAATGCACGTTGTCCGGCAGCAGAATAAGTGTTTCCTCCCAAACGACGCCACGCTCCTTGTCGCGCATGTAGTGGATTTCGTCAAAAACCACCCATCCTACCTCGCGCATTATCTCCGAACCCCGGTACAGCATGTTGCGCAGAATTTCCGTCGTCATGATCAGACACGAGGCGGTCGGATTGATCGTCACATCGCCCGTCACCAGACCGACGTCTTTGAATTCTTCGTGAAACTCGCGGTACTTCTGATTCGACAGTGCCTTGATGGGCGTCGTGTAGATGAC encodes the following:
- the LOC131209611 gene encoding exosome RNA helicase MTR4 isoform X2, yielding MANVDDMFSVFDEENSDDDDQGVPIVLDMEQEADGVALTIAIRLCRETTGTKREFQDTDPLDEDGVAAKKVKVESLLDDINLDSIESRIKVHTIQSPDACTHEVAVYPDQKYMPLVAPAGPPSKEYPFVLDPFQREAILCIENSQSVLVSAHTSAGKTVVAEYAIAKSLADKQRVIYTTPIKALSNQKYREFHEEFKDVGLVTGDVTINPTASCLIMTTEILRNMLYRGSEIMREVGWVVFDEIHYMRDKERGVVWEETLILLPDNVHYVFLSATIPNARQFAEWVCNLHKQPCHVVYTDYRPTPLQHYLFPVGGDGIHLVVDERGQFKEDNFNTAMNVLQTAGEAAKGDLKNKRGSLKATNAGETNIFKIVKMIMERNFAPVIIFSFSKKDCEIFAMQMAKLDFNSTTEKKLVDEVFNNAMDVLTEEDRQLPQVENVLPLLRRGIGIHHGGLLPILKETIEILFGEGLIKALFATETFAMGLNMPARTVLFTGPRKFDGKDFRWVTSGEYIQMSGRAGRRGLDDKGIVILMIDEAVSPAVGREIVQGKPDPINSAFHLTYNMVLNLLRVEEINPEYMLERSFFQFQNQSSIPDIYKRVQEKQRQLQAIHIKEEQSIASYHHIREQLDTLGKQFREYITKPIYLVPFLQPGRMIKIQSDVGEFEWGIIVNFKKENADQKQNPLKTEQRVVIDVLLHVADDFERDGIPKPCPVGKRGSVEVVPVLHKLVSRISSLRVYYPNDLRPADNRRSVLKTIEEVKKRFPQGPPLLNPITDMHIKEKDFQGVVDLIDKFEKRLFAHPLHESPELGRLYGKYTDKLDLEKELRAEKNALREAQSLLHMNELKHRKRVLRRLGYCTTADVIEFKGRVACELSCADELLITEMLFNGTFTELGPAQACALLSCFVCDEKSNEAPASAQELSGPLRQMQDLARRIAKVSNECKVDVDEERYVESFKPYLMDVVLAWCKGALFSDLCRMTEIFEGSIIRCMRRLEELLRQMVQASKTIGNTDLENKFSEAIRLLKRDIVFAASLYL
- the LOC131209611 gene encoding exosome RNA helicase MTR4 isoform X1, whose translation is MANVDDMFSVFDEENSDDDDQGVPIVLDMEQEADGVVAAEGDTNRETTGTKREFQDTDPLDEDGVAAKKVKVESLLDDINLDSIESRIKVHTIQSPDACTHEVAVYPDQKYMPLVAPAGPPSKEYPFVLDPFQREAILCIENSQSVLVSAHTSAGKTVVAEYAIAKSLADKQRVIYTTPIKALSNQKYREFHEEFKDVGLVTGDVTINPTASCLIMTTEILRNMLYRGSEIMREVGWVVFDEIHYMRDKERGVVWEETLILLPDNVHYVFLSATIPNARQFAEWVCNLHKQPCHVVYTDYRPTPLQHYLFPVGGDGIHLVVDERGQFKEDNFNTAMNVLQTAGEAAKGDLKNKRGSLKATNAGETNIFKIVKMIMERNFAPVIIFSFSKKDCEIFAMQMAKLDFNSTTEKKLVDEVFNNAMDVLTEEDRQLPQVENVLPLLRRGIGIHHGGLLPILKETIEILFGEGLIKALFATETFAMGLNMPARTVLFTGPRKFDGKDFRWVTSGEYIQMSGRAGRRGLDDKGIVILMIDEAVSPAVGREIVQGKPDPINSAFHLTYNMVLNLLRVEEINPEYMLERSFFQFQNQSSIPDIYKRVQEKQRQLQAIHIKEEQSIASYHHIREQLDTLGKQFREYITKPIYLVPFLQPGRMIKIQSDVGEFEWGIIVNFKKENADQKQNPLKTEQRVVIDVLLHVADDFERDGIPKPCPVGKRGSVEVVPVLHKLVSRISSLRVYYPNDLRPADNRRSVLKTIEEVKKRFPQGPPLLNPITDMHIKEKDFQGVVDLIDKFEKRLFAHPLHESPELGRLYGKYTDKLDLEKELRAEKNALREAQSLLHMNELKHRKRVLRRLGYCTTADVIEFKGRVACELSCADELLITEMLFNGTFTELGPAQACALLSCFVCDEKSNEAPASAQELSGPLRQMQDLARRIAKVSNECKVDVDEERYVESFKPYLMDVVLAWCKGALFSDLCRMTEIFEGSIIRCMRRLEELLRQMVQASKTIGNTDLENKFSEAIRLLKRDIVFAASLYL